In Papaver somniferum cultivar HN1 unplaced genomic scaffold, ASM357369v1 unplaced-scaffold_135, whole genome shotgun sequence, one DNA window encodes the following:
- the LOC113334170 gene encoding calreticulin-3-like isoform X2, whose translation MMQKMVYGEHQRYLIWLTKDHGSFRKLKIPIIRGSGRLNGLTTQAGSVHDNILICNDRSMQNKLYRNSLTRTRRLKKKPLRKQREQDESEKNRKLNEQEKKAKGRGDMEHARDKYRTRGHRDCMDDYYDER comes from the exons ATGATGCAGAAGATGGTATATGGGGAGCACCAAAGATACCTAATCTGGCTTACAAAGGACCATGGAAGCTTTAG AAAGTTAAAAATCCCAATTATAAGGGGAAGCGGAAGACTCAATGGATTGACAACCCAG GCCGGCTCAGTTCACGACAACATTTTGATTTGCAATGACCGGAGTATGCAAAACAAGTTGTACAGGAATTCTTTGACAAGAACAAGGAG GCTTAAAAAGAAGCCTTTGAGGAAGCAGAGAGAGCAAGACGAATCCGAGAAGAACAG GAAGCTCAACGAGCAAGAGAAGAAGGCAAAAGGAAGAGGAGACATGGAGCATGCTAGGGATAAATACAGAACG CGTGGTCACCGTGATTGCATGGATGATTATTAT GATGAACGCTGA
- the LOC113334170 gene encoding uncharacterized protein LOC113334170 isoform X1, translating to MMQKMVYGEHQRYLIWLTKDHGSFRKLKIPIIRGSGRLNGLTTQAGSVHDNILICNDRSMQNKLYRNSLTRTRRLKKKPLRKQREQDESEKNRKLNEQEKKAKGRGDMEHARDKYRTDER from the exons ATGATGCAGAAGATGGTATATGGGGAGCACCAAAGATACCTAATCTGGCTTACAAAGGACCATGGAAGCTTTAG AAAGTTAAAAATCCCAATTATAAGGGGAAGCGGAAGACTCAATGGATTGACAACCCAG GCCGGCTCAGTTCACGACAACATTTTGATTTGCAATGACCGGAGTATGCAAAACAAGTTGTACAGGAATTCTTTGACAAGAACAAGGAG GCTTAAAAAGAAGCCTTTGAGGAAGCAGAGAGAGCAAGACGAATCCGAGAAGAACAG GAAGCTCAACGAGCAAGAGAAGAAGGCAAAAGGAAGAGGAGACATGGAGCATGCTAGGGATAAATACAGAACG GATGAACGCTGA